A window from Spiroplasma endosymbiont of Aspidapion aeneum encodes these proteins:
- the efp gene encoding elongation factor P, with translation MQVNDLRPGHTFIYEGNLYIVISNAFSKTGRQQGKVTLKVKNLKTGSRVELTFTGGDKLEKAMIEKKDMQYLYNDGTNCYLMDSESYDQVEIPTTNLKWELNFIKESAIIQMTKYQEEVIGITIPDKVELVVVETEPAVKGDTTSGAQKKAKLETGWELLVPLFIKINDIILVNTDDGKYSGRVN, from the coding sequence GTGCAAGTTAACGATTTAAGACCAGGGCATACATTTATATATGAGGGTAATTTATATATTGTTATATCTAATGCTTTTTCTAAAACAGGAAGACAACAAGGAAAAGTAACACTTAAGGTAAAAAATTTAAAAACAGGTTCTCGAGTTGAACTAACATTTACCGGTGGAGATAAACTAGAAAAAGCCATGATTGAGAAAAAAGATATGCAATATCTTTATAATGATGGAACTAATTGTTATTTGATGGATTCTGAATCATATGATCAAGTTGAAATACCTACAACTAATTTAAAATGAGAATTAAATTTTATCAAAGAAAGTGCTATAATTCAAATGACTAAATACCAAGAAGAGGTTATAGGAATTACTATACCAGATAAGGTTGAATTAGTAGTAGTTGAAACAGAACCAGCAGTTAAAGGGGATACTACATCAGGTGCCCAAAAAAAGGCCAAATTAGAGACCGGATGAGAATTATTAGTACCATTATTCATTAAGATAAATGATATAATTCTTGTTAATACAGATGATGGTAAGTATTCAGGTAGAGTTAATTAG
- the fmt gene encoding methionyl-tRNA formyltransferase: MKSIYKVIFAGTIQISIEILSALLDIKEIDVIALICQPDSIIGRKKELKMCEAKKFALEQNIKVFSPSNIKDIYEDLKALKPDFLITCAYGKIIPQNIIDIFTDCINVHGSLLPKYRGGSPLQAAIRNGDKESGVTLIRMVKAMDAGPIFCQKKFNIDQEENSQTIFEKAGKVGKELVKKHILKIFRKEIIPKEQDDNYVTFAYNLKNEEEHINFKNEAIDVVNFIKSLSPKPTAFCYFGNSRIKIAKADVVNNLFIDKQYLPGQIIDIDKEGIIVACGNNTIIRIRELQREGKKMNSASIYYKNPTIFINYKVFS, from the coding sequence TTGAAATCAATATATAAAGTTATATTTGCAGGAACAATTCAAATTTCTATAGAAATATTATCTGCATTATTAGATATTAAAGAAATTGATGTAATTGCTCTTATTTGTCAACCAGATAGCATTATTGGGAGAAAAAAAGAACTTAAAATGTGTGAGGCGAAGAAATTTGCCTTGGAACAAAATATTAAGGTTTTTTCTCCAAGTAATATTAAAGATATTTATGAAGATCTAAAAGCATTAAAACCAGACTTTTTAATAACATGCGCTTATGGTAAAATCATACCACAAAATATTATAGATATATTTACTGATTGTATAAATGTTCATGGTTCCCTATTGCCAAAATACCGCGGTGGAAGTCCGCTTCAAGCTGCAATCCGAAACGGGGATAAAGAATCTGGAGTCACTTTAATAAGAATGGTAAAAGCAATGGATGCAGGACCAATTTTTTGCCAAAAAAAATTTAATATTGATCAGGAAGAAAATTCACAAACAATATTTGAAAAGGCCGGTAAGGTTGGGAAGGAACTTGTAAAAAAACATATTTTAAAAATTTTTCGTAAAGAAATTATTCCAAAAGAACAAGATGATAATTATGTGACATTTGCATACAACCTAAAAAATGAAGAAGAACATATTAATTTTAAAAATGAGGCAATTGATGTTGTTAATTTTATAAAATCATTAAGTCCAAAGCCAACAGCTTTTTGTTATTTTGGTAATTCAAGAATAAAAATAGCAAAAGCAGATGTGGTTAATAATTTATTTATTGATAAGCAATATTTGCCTGGACAAATAATAGATATTGATAAAGAGGGTATCATTGTAGCTTGCGGGAATAATACAATAATTAGAATTAGGGAACTACAAAGAGAAGGAAAGAAAATGAACAGCGCTAGTATATACTATAAAAATCCCACTATTTTTATAAATTATAAAGTATTTTCATAG
- a CDS encoding DUF2779 domain-containing protein gives MLDEIKYPISKRTFKLAFSKCWNIAWIFASKTNFNLSKQKKLNNEYFYNFDVKLDEGDDFYSVDSYNIKELYENELKSLFINDNENDGLQEDITENDGFEKICLIKEIVSNYALDEESLSSSLEDGNITGAKAREYFSFLLKKWNLEYETNYKYVDLSEFARNEDAISNTINAFRDERVKYIYEATFATENNYLIAKCDVLEIIDFENKVVDILEVKASTKFKWEHFFDLAYQKIVLERCGYTVRNIRLVLLNSLKYCEKTFLYANKLSNFDEYKVDEKKIIDELKLAKTFPNDYLYNKPVEINIENIFHVYDYENITKKSLGLNKLWRQLIALMGETQAEQNKFLNDFGKFLSEQNPSPYCYKISQMRGKKVGFQLEKKYCGHVYSCENISYSIDIPSIKHISGLRADKIGDIVNTFPEFYDFYWYYEMELDEIQKRLNKAAVYIINYWKKFNKAQIDICGPHIKVDDELLVDPKRLWTLHSLIQKYNNYPVYMYDFETTKWAMPKYKNAEPYDQMIFQYSLHVLEDDNFDYRKEEDIKHHFWISNNKDDPRPQFIANFLRDMYNYGKGVYVAYHRSFERTQLKKLAMAFPQFINAIKYIYDNTIDLEDFFKLKGNPFLIYHPNFYGSSSIKKTQPALEQEFSYKDLKINNGLLASEVFRAYCDDIIEDAIWEKMVKPDMIKYCNRDTLAMVVILQRVIEIYNKAKNNYNVKG, from the coding sequence ATGTTAGATGAAATAAAGTATCCGATTTCAAAAAGAACTTTTAAGCTTGCATTTTCTAAATGTTGAAATATAGCTTGAATTTTCGCCTCAAAAACTAATTTTAATTTATCAAAACAAAAAAAATTAAATAATGAATATTTTTATAATTTTGATGTAAAGTTAGATGAAGGAGATGATTTTTACTCTGTTGATTCATATAATATAAAAGAATTATATGAAAATGAATTAAAATCATTATTTATAAATGATAATGAAAACGATGGATTACAAGAAGATATAACAGAAAATGATGGATTTGAAAAAATATGTTTGATAAAAGAAATTGTTAGTAACTATGCTTTAGATGAAGAATCTTTATCTTCTTCTCTAGAAGATGGTAATATCACTGGGGCAAAGGCAAGAGAGTATTTTTCATTTCTTTTAAAAAAATGGAATTTAGAATATGAAACAAATTACAAATATGTTGATCTTTCTGAGTTTGCAAGAAATGAAGATGCAATATCAAATACTATAAATGCATTTAGGGATGAAAGAGTCAAGTATATTTATGAAGCAACATTTGCAACAGAAAATAACTATTTAATCGCAAAATGTGATGTGTTAGAAATTATTGATTTTGAAAATAAAGTTGTTGATATTCTAGAGGTTAAGGCATCTACAAAATTCAAATGAGAACATTTTTTTGATTTAGCATACCAAAAAATCGTCTTAGAAAGATGTGGGTATACTGTTAGAAATATCCGCCTTGTTTTATTAAATAGTCTTAAATATTGTGAAAAAACATTTTTATATGCAAATAAATTAAGTAATTTTGATGAATACAAAGTTGATGAAAAAAAGATAATAGATGAATTAAAATTAGCAAAAACATTTCCAAATGATTATTTATATAATAAACCTGTTGAGATAAATATTGAAAATATTTTTCACGTATATGATTATGAAAATATAACAAAAAAAAGTTTAGGTCTGAATAAATTATGAAGACAATTAATTGCATTAATGGGAGAAACCCAGGCTGAACAAAATAAATTTCTTAATGATTTTGGTAAATTTCTTTCAGAACAAAATCCGTCTCCTTATTGTTATAAAATTTCACAAATGAGAGGTAAAAAAGTTGGTTTTCAATTAGAGAAGAAATACTGCGGACATGTTTATAGTTGTGAAAATATATCCTATAGTATCGATATTCCATCTATAAAGCACATAAGTGGCTTAAGGGCAGACAAAATTGGGGATATTGTAAATACTTTTCCAGAGTTTTATGATTTTTATTGATATTATGAAATGGAACTTGATGAAATTCAAAAGAGATTAAATAAGGCTGCTGTATATATTATTAATTACTGAAAAAAATTTAACAAGGCACAGATTGATATTTGTGGCCCACATATTAAAGTAGATGATGAATTACTTGTTGATCCAAAAAGATTATGAACTTTACACAGCCTTATTCAAAAATATAATAATTATCCTGTTTATATGTATGATTTTGAAACAACAAAATGAGCTATGCCAAAATATAAAAATGCAGAACCATATGACCAAATGATATTTCAATATTCGCTTCATGTGTTAGAAGATGATAATTTTGATTATAGAAAAGAAGAAGATATAAAACATCACTTTTGAATTTCTAATAATAAAGATGACCCAAGACCACAATTTATTGCTAATTTTTTAAGAGATATGTACAATTATGGCAAAGGGGTTTATGTTGCATATCACAGATCATTTGAAAGAACACAATTAAAAAAATTAGCAATGGCTTTTCCACAATTTATAAATGCAATAAAATATATATATGATAACACAATTGATCTTGAAGATTTTTTTAAATTAAAGGGAAACCCATTTTTAATTTATCATCCAAACTTTTATGGTAGTTCATCAATTAAAAAAACTCAACCAGCATTAGAACAAGAATTTTCATATAAAGATTTAAAAATTAATAATGGGTTATTAGCCTCTGAAGTTTTTAGAGCCTATTGCGATGACATAATTGAAGATGCGATCTGAGAAAAAATGGTTAAGCCAGACATGATCAAATATTGTAATCGAGATACATTAGCGATGGTGGTTATCCTGCAAAGAGTTATTGAAATTTATAATAAGGCAAAAAATAATTATAATGTGAAAGGATAA